A stretch of DNA from Glycine max cultivar Williams 82 chromosome 18, Glycine_max_v4.0, whole genome shotgun sequence:
atttttttttacgtctatagtattcaaattttatttaaattaatcttattttatgtaatacatattgtaaactttttatttttattttctagatTTCCCTATATTTTTGGGTAATAAATTCCATTTTTATACAACACCTAGGTCTAGAGACAAGGACTTTTGTCATCATGTGTCTATctgtataataatttaattgcaGAAGAGTGAAGACCATAGGATTCATCATTTTCCAAATAAGTATCTTCGTAGTTGCATAAGTCAAGAGAAGAAGTGAAGTGGCTGCAATGGCTTCAAGTCAGGAAGAGGTGACCCTTTTGGGAGTTGTGGGAAGCCCATTTCTACACAGGGTTCAGATTGCTCTCAAGTTGAAGGGAGTTGAATACAAATATTTGGAAGACGATTTGAACAACAAGAGTGATTTGCTCCTCAAGTATAACCCAGTTTACAAAATGATTCCAGTGCTTGTTCACAATGAGAAGCCCATTTCAGAGTCCCTTGTGATTGTTGAGTACATTGATGACACATGGAAAAACAATCCCATCTTGCCTTCTGATCCCTACCAAAGAGCCTTGGCTCGTTTCTGGGCTAAGTTCATTGATGACAAGGTAACTCTCAGTTAGATCCCTTCTTTttcactcttttctttttgctaatcAACTTTGTTTAAAGTGAATCATGGATCAGATTGATTTAAGAACTACCTTGAATTATTGTTatgatttgtaatttttatgtaattgtaTAGGATTTCGTTCTAATTTTTAACTTGGTGTAAGAAATATTTTGTGCTATATCTACTTGTGACTAATCCGATTCTAAATTTCTAAACAGAAATACTATAGAaatatttcttgcactttaatgcAGAAAATTAAGCAGAAAGGGGATCCTATAAACAGATTTTATTTACTTCTACATAGCTCAATCATATATAGTTCTGATTGATGAACAAGTGGTTGGTTTGAATAATTATGGACTCAGGTTTTTGAATCTTGACTCTTATGTGTAAAAGAAACTTGGTTGGAAGAAAATATCCCCCCATTGGGTGTCTTTAGATCACTCGAAGGAGATTAGTCTCTATGAATGATTAGAGATATTCCTTGCAACTATATGCGtatccaagaaaaataatagttcTATTTATGCCAACTAGTATTTTACTAACATATACGTAATTTAATTTGTGAAATCAGTGTGTGGTTCCAGCATGGAAATCTGCTTTTATGACTgatgagaaagagaaagagaaggctAAAGAAGAGTTATTTGAGGCTCTGAGTTTTCTTGAGAATGAGTTGAAGGGCAAGTTTTTTGGTGGAGAGGAGTTTGGCTTTGTGGATATTGCTGCTGTGTTAATACCTATAATTCAAGAGATAGCAGGGTTGCAATTGTTCACAAGTGAGAAATTCCCAAAGCTCTCTAAATGGAGCCAAGACTTTCACAACCATCCAGTTGTCAACGAAGTTATGCCTCCTAAGGATCAACTTTTTGCCTATTTCAAGGCTCGGGCTCAAAGCTTCGTTGCTAAAAGAAAGAATTAATATAGTGAGACTCAGAATTTCCATCGAGGTTTCAGTATTGTATGAAATGAAAGCTACTTGTCTATGTTTCGTTATTGCggttgtattttcatttttcaatgaaTTATGTGATATAGGATTTCTCCATGTCAAAAGATAGTTCaattcaatcaataaaataaacgaATGAGTCGTGTTAGAGCATATAGAGTGAGATATTTTTGTTGAGTTggctaattttaaataattgttagTTGACTCTTTTTTTCTCTAGAAAAGATGATATGAAGTTACTTTATAAGTGACTGTTGATTGATATTATTTATGTCATAAATAACatgttttttaaacattataGAACTCAAAAAATTACATCAAACACctactttaataattttaatattagaaTGAATTTTAtgagtaaaatatttaaaattacgtGGAATTATAAAATCacgtaattaaaataaataactaatttaaacaattataattgatttaaactttaaagtatttaataaagAGTATTtggtgatttcttttttttaacttttgtaatCAATGCCTTCTCCTTTTGGCTCTTGGCCTTGTTGACATTTTGGCTACCGCAatcaataaaaggaaaagatgtCACTTCCCTTCCCCACATCATATAAATCTTTTGGTGGATATGCTTTTCAGGGATATTGGTGTCGGAAGAGATAAGGATTTGATGCAAAGATACAACCATTCTTTAAAGATATATATGTTATGTCACATGTGAAAATATTAACATGGTATAAGTTGATTGATAATTTTgtctattaaattataattgaaagtttgatttcaaattcatatataagaaaaatattttttgaacatttataataaattttaatatttcgaTAAATTATTCTTTGAATCTCGCTAAGAAatatattaagttaaaaaaatgccccacgcaaaaataaatgtatttggTAAAgtgtgtaaaataaaaaaattaataattataagcttgcatgttttttaattattttactttaatttaccAACAATTTTAGTTTCTCTACTTATAATTATTCGCATTTTATcttcacataatttttaaattatttaaactaaatcaCTTTAAGTTTTATTCAAAAACTAATAGAAATGTAGTGAAGGTATGGCATTATTAACttatagtaatatatataaatgaaaaaaaaatgtataatatgtaatgatttttttataattttatttaaatatttttgtggacctatacaaatttataatatatcacACCtctgttatattattattctttttatttgtatttgattttaaaCAACAAACTATTTGTGTTCTTTTTCATAAAcatctattttttataagtaacaTGCTCAAATGGAAAATGCTAAATGGGTTTCCTAAAGTGTTCTTAGGATACTAATTAAGGAActagagataatttttttatttttttattgaaacccAAACAATTATGAtgttcaaaacttttttttattcttctatgATATTCACTATATATACTTTCtcattttaattccttaaccactatttttaaatttaagcaaAACCCAACTAAAATTTAAACAGTCAATCCTACCAACCTTATGAACTcctataaagaaaataaataaataaagaataatttccTAATTTAAATAACcctctataaaaaaaacactattaaaatgactctaattttttttaaaaaggtttaatattattttcttacttaAAATTTGTGGGATTTCTTCTTTTAGtcattattctaatttttttatcaataaaattcttcaaacatttttttcattactatttttcatttgtattaTTAAGTAATAATGTTCAGTGATAACATACCAATATAACAATATTGTTGATAACATAGTGATTTGTCACATTATCAATGAGTCTAATgaagtaatataatttttttaataaattatatttataaattctaatttgttaaaaaaagttgatgccatcaataatgaattttaattaggaCAACATTTATAATGAACCAACAAGATAAGTGGTCTATTGTGGACCATTATTTGCAACCTTTGGGTTGATCTAAgacataaaatattattgtatatCCTAcgcaacaaattccttcaccaCCTTCCACAACCTCTCTTTTCATCAGCGCCATTGCCGGAGGTGATTCTCGGTAACAACgccatttgtttttctttttacctaCTTCTTCTCCAGCAGCTCGACACCCACGCTGCACTAGATTCAAACACCATCAAACAACGGCTCCATCTTCTCAAAGAAAATGTGGTGCACCAGATTTACCGAGTTTCGAAATTTTGTCCATGTCCAAGTAATTATATTCTCTCACAATCTGGGTCttaaaaaatcaacacaaaaattgCACCTTTACCAATACCGAACCAAACTAGTGGATCAACCACACGCCGCCTTGCAAAACCAAACCAACCTAGGATCGAAAAACCTAGAAAAAAGCATCAAACCCAGAGATGCACACAAAGTATTTTGAAAAACATCCATTTCCACAATGTCTTCAGATTCGCCACTAGAGTCAGCAATTCTTCAAATTTGAGATCCTTAAAACTCACAGATCTAAAATCATCCACCTCGCGCTACTACTGTCGTGATGGGTTAGTCGCATTTGAGTCGCCCTACCACCGCCATAGATGGGTCGTTGACCTCACCACTTATGGTCTTCTGTGATGTTGTGAGATCTCACCATCGTGCCAGAGCCATAACACATTGGACTTGAGGACAGTGACGAATCCATACAATTTCTTTAGATGGGATAAAGAAACAGTACATAATATTTTCACTaacaaaaaacattataaatttttacaaaatatcacaataaaaaattaaaatatttaagtttctacaaattttaaaagatgagTACCAATTTGCTGTTTTACatcttttatgataaaatatgtttttagatcctcaattatttaaaagattttgtttttagtccatcatttatttatttttagtctatcAATTAAATGTTGAGTGAGCTTGATCTCCAAACTGTTTTTCCGTTTAATTTTAGTACCTACCATTAAATTATCCCATTAAAAAATGACCCAACAACAAATGTTTAATGAAAAAAGCAACACATAATTTTTCAGATTTGGGTTTTGGGTTGTGCGAAGAGGAACAGATCCAAGAGTATCTTTCAAACTAATCACAAACATTTTCTTAactgttagaaaatgattcaacACATTTTACATATTTCACCAAGCATTATTGAACAGTTTTTAATCGTCACAAACTTCTTTTTCCCAAATCAATTATCACATTATCATTTAACAGGAAACTTGAGTGCAAGCATAAAAATCAaacgaaaaaataatttagagattaAGACCCATCAACATTTAATTAAcggattaaaaacaattttttttaaaaaaaattaagaaattaaaaatatatttttatctttttttaatttaaaaacattatctGATGTGGagaatacttattttttatgaaaccaAGAATAACAATTACTTAAaatattcaagtaaaaaaaattagttagagAGAAATTAATAATTGCCCTCATTATTACCAACATACATCCGTTCCTGCCTAAGGGCAAAGAACGACGACGAGTTCTTCTCTTCCCGCGGCTTTCCAAGCACTCCCTTGGCATGAGGCCTATGGAGGTGCCACCACATTTTGTATTCTGTTTTTATCAAAAGTGGATTTGTGCAACAACGTTGATGGTGAGGCTTTGTTTACAGGCATGGTTCAGGCAAAGTTGCCGCTTGCAATGTTTACGAAAACACCATTGTCGAAATTACCTCTGAGGGTAGGAGTGTTGTTGGGGGAGAGAGCTTGAGGAGGAAAGGTGCAGGATACAACTTATGAGATGAGATTAATCTAATAACTCACAAATAATGGTTAACATTAGATCATTTATTTGCTGGTCCATCATGTTAGATGCTGCCTAAAAGTAAAGTTTATCAGAAAAATCATATGGGATTATTCTGTATTATTGTTGATGTTGTGATAAGTCATTATTACGTTATTAATTAATGTTGATAggtgataataaatattaaaaatcttaataGTGAACTAATTTAAGGACTCTAGCATATCAAaatctagattaaaaaaaattcaaaaaaaaacttagaaactaaaaaatgataaacCCATATAAAATCTCTCTTAGATAAACTATTCTAGTAAAAGATATTCCACTATATTAATGTAAAACCCTAACGCTATGCTCCCACGTAGAGGTGACGTGATTCTTACATCATTTCTAAGTCATTGACAATTTGTCATATATGACGATTGACGATGGAGTCTTCTTTACTGCATGCaaatacagttttttttttttcttaatttctggATTAGTGTCATATGCCATATCTAATACTACCTGTTACAAAAATAATCGGGAAATTGTAccttttacaaaattttgtatACCGAGAGAATGtattgaaaacagaaaaaattcTCTTAAAAGAACAGAAAAATTTTGTGATAAGATAATTAACGTgtgaaaaagagataaaaaaaattaatgactacatactaagaatataaaataattttatattattatttaataaaaaattactatttataattttgtatggCATTTAAggtaattgtaaaaaaaaaaataaaaataaatatatatatatatatatatatatatatatatataattagatgAGAATATAcactattttatattgttaatacacagcttattttctaaaaatatagtAGTATTAGGAGAAGtgttagtataaaataatataattattaattactcttttctacttttttttgtcaacataTCAATTATTCtataaactattattatttCTCTTAGCTTCCTATTCTTATTCTATCATatattaattagaataaaatgtCCTTGCTtcctaaaaatatttcaaaaggttagttttagtccctataaataTTTAGCTTTTGAATTTatgcaaaaacatattttcaagtCGCTAATGAAGGACTAAAAGCTtatcaattttgataaatacaggatccaaaaacatataaagaaaacatagttttataaggattaaaattaacattttgaaatatttaagaGTGTTGCTACGTGGGCCACGatgagacaaaaaaataaaattagataaattattttccaaaaaatgaaaaacttgaggagtcgccaccaacatttatttaagaaaaacgtcgagaaaacaaaaaaattaaggaatagtCTACGATTTGAGGAAAAAAAGAATTCATGAGTTGTTTATGTACGGAGAATATGTTAGTACTCTACAAGCCCGTCATgaagacgacaacctttaatcaagtgtgctaaaaaataaagtgatattttaattattatcttcTTTTGAGAACATCAATTgtgtttgttatatttttctttagaaaagaaaatcaaattttatttttagaaacaaaaaaagatttttatttttgtaatttttttttgggttgacAAGGGATTcgccctcgctcctacgtatccccagGTGCAATGAGAAAATCATACTTACGTGGTTCTTTGTAGAAAAAGAGCTTAtgtgttgagttgattttattttattatatttttttggaagaTTTTAATTTGGTTCTGTAGTAAACTTTGTGAAGTCAAGTAAGTCAGATACCCAACATGacaattcacaaaatttactcacactTTATTAAAACATCACCAAGTAAGTTGGGGACCCAACATAAAGTACGTGTAACATGACAAAGGAGAATTGAGTGATCATTTATATATGAGAGTGTTACGATTTTTAGAAAAGACTTTAGTTTTATGGTAAACTTTGTGAACTTAGGCAAGTCAGAGATCCAACATGctattcacaaaatttactcacatGTTATTAAAAATACCACCAAGCAAGTCGAAGACTCAGCATGGAGTGCACAGAGTGTAAGCATATACTAAAAACTGCTAATGTGgatttgcaaaaataaataaataattgtcatAGTGGTAGGAAAtcaacactactagaaaaagggCTTTTTACGACACTTGATTTACGACGATTGTACAAGGAACCGCTTTAGAAAGTGgtgcggtgacatttttgtaataattgtgTTTCAAATTGCattttacgacgcacattctaaggCAGTTTTCAATAACCGCATTAGAATgttatgttttataaaatttatgccggtttttagtaaaaaaaccCGTCATAattgtcaaaataaaaaaaagcaaaaccGCGCAATGCTTGCTTTTAACCTCGTGCCTCTTTTGTTCACCTTTCTGCTACCTTGCTCCTTTCTTGGAACCCTAGCacatttttgttcatcaccttgcTACTTGCTCCTTTCTTTGAACCCTAGTGCATGTTTGTTCAcctttgataactgctaaataattgtgaattaatagtagttaattaatcaaatttttgcctagaattaattatttagcaattatttataattgaaagttgaaaaattaattaaattgaatttttggttgTAGATACGAAAATTGAGGTTACATTAAGCAAAAAGGCaacaaaaatgaagagaaagaaggagTTCTGAAGCAAGCCCAGCCCAacactcgcgcta
This window harbors:
- the LOC548029 gene encoding glutathione S-transferase GST 11, giving the protein MASSQEEVTLLGVVGSPFLHRVQIALKLKGVEYKYLEDDLNNKSDLLLKYNPVYKMIPVLVHNEKPISESLVIVEYIDDTWKNNPILPSDPYQRALARFWAKFIDDKCVVPAWKSAFMTDEKEKEKAKEELFEALSFLENELKGKFFGGEEFGFVDIAAVLIPIIQEIAGLQLFTSEKFPKLSKWSQDFHNHPVVNEVMPPKDQLFAYFKARAQSFVAKRKN